The DNA window TCTTGGATCATTCGGTGTTCTGAAAATTAGGTTTGAATGGGTCCTGACTCCATCcttaaagtatttttatttaaagaaaatgtttatttttatttttttattgattcattaaaatggagtctagacccataatgggtcaatttgtgattttcaccaaagaaaggttttattttattaaagctgcttggtccgatttttttgtaattacagtatcaaattttttttcatacaaatcatttatcttagaaagttatggactttctcctatttacaccagcagaatcagtctcctttcaaagttagaaatattgaaagtaaataaaaataatttctctttgggcaaacgaaaaaacaaaccaaaatgcatcacgggaatgtttagaaaaggaaaccgcttggtttcgtcccccgaatgatacgggttattcaacccgtatgctatgcatcgattgtaaagaaagcagactttagaaatattagcgaacaaatcctacacatgtttatttgtaatttgtctgatcttTCGACCTTAATTTAAAGCggtgtcaaattcgtaatacaaccatacccgtctcgtcgtcaggggtgaaatttaacatgaggcgaaataatgcggtaccttttaatgtcgtttgttttgttagcaaattttgtacgtatctttcttcattgaaatttggcataattgacgtgtaaaactactgcaatgtctattattatacatatactaagcatagccatcgtttaaaagcgtgcatgtaatttgatataaaatcggaccaagcagctttaattattgtcaaaaagtttttttattCACCCGTACTCTAATGTGTCAACGTAGCTCACTGTGATAGGTGGAGGCTCGTAGTCCATTCTTCTCAATGGCGAGGGTGTTCGAATCGTATATATTgcgttttattttaaattcatttgccTGTAAGAAAAACGTGTTTTGCTCTTTTAttgattatgagaaaaatatcaaattcctTTTATATATTGACAACAATTACGTTATGTTCATGTTCTGTACAAACAATGTCGGATAAAAATAGCGCTAGCACAGATATGAAATCATTCTGTAATGATTAGAAAGCAtcagataaaacaaaaaagatacAAGGGTTGAtcaaaaagtaatgtcacactatGTACTGTCCTTCTCATTAgcgctgtattgtataaaatgatacatcaaTGATATATGCATTGCAATAACAGCTTTTTGTTTCTTATCTTCAAATTCGGTGGATTTTTACAAAGATATTACAGTTGTTTTCCCCTTAAATTCTTACTGCTAATGTTTCTCTTTTGCGAAgctaatatttaaaagaaacaaagaaataaaagactTCTCTTTGTTTaagtgtcttttttttttatataagataCCTAGTGTTGACTAAGAAATGCTGATAGAAGACACAATTTTGTAATGTCCATCTCCCAACTCTCAATAGTAATTTCTATTAGCTGTTGACAAAAACTTTGTTGACAAACTTAACTTTTGTCAAAGCAATATTTGTCTGTTAACatgatcaaaaaatattttaaataattatttgaaaaaaatttaaaatacaaaatcatttatcttaataAATTTGATAGGTTGATATCAACCCATTCATATATGCAATCatgaaatctataaaaaaaaaaccaaagagaGCACTTTTTGATATTCATTGGGCGAATAGATGTAGAAACGACAACAGACAATAGTAGGTGAATCCTTGTTGAAAAAACCAATTAAATCTAAattgttgttaattttaaacGATGTAATCTATTGAAGATGATATGAACATTTACGActcattttatcatattttgtttacctgtttatttacattttctaatAATGGTTACAAAATTCATGCACCAACGCTTTTGGTCACATTCATTAATGTTTAAAGTAGACATGAAAAGTTTTATTAGGTTTCTAATAAAAACTGttataaaaaagtaactttgtaGCCATCTTAAACTCTTTGTTGGCTTTTCCTCAGATTTACAAAGAATAGAATTATAAAGTTTTTGAAGAatgattgtatttattttttccattacattagagaaagagaaataaataaaaaatgttatatcgTTAACATCTGTCTACATTATCATATTTCATTATGTTGCTTTTGTATGTATCAATGACAAGACAATTGTTCGTTGTGCCGAGTTCAACCATTTCTGGTATCATCCTTTGATCAATAGGGTAGTTTAATTTAATGTTGTTTCGCCCCGAGTAATAAAAGTGATAGCAATCAACttttaggtacatttttttaaaagtctgtTATACCTATTTATgctctgtttattttttaaaactagtaGAAATATAAATGCtttttcaattgaacactttttaaataccgcaattttgataattttccaTACATTAAATGGCATCATATCATATAGTTTTCGTTTTATGTGTTTTTGTTATTCTCCTCTTACCTGCATCACAAAGACAAATCGGGATTTTTTGTTAAGATGTTTCTATTCAATTGTTGATAATCACTCAAAGTACATTTTTGCAACAATATTGAAAtctttgatattaaatgaaattctAAAGATTGTTGAAATGCTACTGTGTAACCaggaaaatctttttaaaaaacaaaccttCTAAAGCATTATTGGCCAATATGATATCAAGCCGTGACGGCAGGATCCGGGAGTAAAAGTATAAAAGGTTCACGATTTAAAAGTTGAAGCAAACCAAAATCATCTGTTGAAGctgatttatattttcttaattgaTATTTGCTGAAGCAGATTAATCTTTTCGCAGTTGCTGTTAAAAGTTATAAGGCAATGTTTCTCTCTTTTTATTtgcaatattaaatatattttaatagtagTTAGAAACAATAACTGAAAGAATGTTCAACAGGCATTTACAATAGGTATTTTTTAATGCCCATATGTGtatcttaatttaatttttaaacttctTGCAGACTGACCAAGGATGAAGATCCAAATTGTATTTGGAGCATTAATGTGCGTAATTGCATGTTTGGGACAAGAATCGGTTCCTGAAGAAATAATGGAGGACGAAAGACGTAGGTTTTGAATTGTCATATATTCATTATAACTTAACAAAGATTATATCTCAGTTCTTATTCACGCATGAAACGTCTAAAACATAACCATTTTGagcttttaaattgaaaatatactGTTGAGGAAACAATTACATCTGAAGTcttctttaaataaaactgaTCTCATGTGATCTTTTCGCGTTAAATCCCAATGTGCttatgcaaaataatttttcgTCAACTCTGTATCTGCAAAaggaaattgttttattacttgAGCTTAAAATGTACTATTTTCATCCATACCATACATAATGTTTTAGTATTTGACGAACGATCTAAAAATTCAGCTGTGGACAAGGTTAAACCAAACATTTGTAAGTTATATAGTTTCATAGAACATGatatttatcaatttctttttaaataaatgttatggTTATACATTACGAAGTCGTTTCTTCTTAAACTCAAatcttaataaaaatgaaataaaatattgctttaaaacatgcataaataagctaTACACTTTACGTTTACCTTTTCAGTGCCTTTCTATAAAAGATCCTGCTGTCCAAGAAGAAATGGAATGTCCATCAACCTCGCTACTGGAACATTTTCAGGGAGCGTAGAAGGTGTATCATCGCCGACATTTCAGGATCAAACATCAACGAAGGCCAAATGTAGGTACATGGCGACTCTGCGGGCCAACTTTCAAAACCTCACAAGATGTCTTTATGACTGGCACCAGGACGGATGTGTGTCCTTTCCAATGTGCAAAAGGCGCATGCTCAGAATCGATATGTTCTTGGGAGAGGATAGAAAGGGATACATGTTCAATGTGGGAGATAGCCAAAGTAATAATGGATGGGGTAAGACACTTTTCTTGTGTTAATGATTGTTAATATGCAAATACAACTATGctattttgatttaaactttACCTTTTTTTGAAAGGTGGAGACTCTGGTCATACAAAACATGATGCGGAAATCTTCGGCTATTATCCTACCATTCGTGGATATAAATCTGATTTTTGCAAATCCGAGAAGTCAACCTGGGCAAACACACTTTTAAAACCCGGTGTCAGAAGAGTGACCATTTTTGCTGCCAACAACTACGCCAGAATTACCAATGACAACGGATTCGAAGTGAAGGGTTGCCACAAGTGTGCATTTGCTCTCAATGGACAAGACCCAGATGACCGTGCTAACACGCTATACATGGCCTTTAACAGGGTGATCGCGGCTAGCAATAGACGAGGAGTTGGGGTGTGTACCGTTAGAATCCGCTGGGAGTGTCCAGATTGTGAGAGATCTATTTTCCCATTTCCTCTAGGTGATAAAGCAGCTGATGTTGAATAACTCCTTTCTTGGCCgactttttgttttttatgtgtGATCCAAATCTATTacatatcttcattttttagaagaagttttaaaatacaaccaagtaaaaaaaatattgtaaaaggTAAAAATCATGCTTTAAAGTTGAattgaattatataaatattgaataaattacTTTTGTCAAAACAAATTTCGTCTGTTTACACTATTAAAAAGTATTGTTTAACTCAATGACTATTTATTTCTTCAGCAATATAAGTGTTTTAAGATAAAGCTGTTTAGACCGAAACTGTTGTGACcattatgttgtttttttgttaaatatataatactCTAGGTATGATTTGTTGTAACACATGTGTAAAAACCAAGATTCATAGGTAGATTTGaatcagatttcattttttttgaataaacaattaattataattatacaatgcataaatcttaaatttctaaaatgattttctgTACAGCACTGGTTTCCAATTTTTTGGTGAAAGATTATAATTCAGAAATTATTGTATTCTATCATATCATTTTAAGATTtgtgttgttttgttatttGGGTTATTTAGAACTAAgtctttaaatttacattttaataaataaatccaaaggtttttattttgttgatatttttagaCGGTCCATAAATATAATTGAACTTACATTAAAGGACAGGTGACACAAAATCATTTCTTCTTTGATAAACATAAACCAGTTCATAACAATTTTCCCATTTGATGAGCATCGGATAAGAACACACAGCTCCCCCTTGatggtgtatatatttatttttcgtCATTTACTTCAATAAATGACATGTGTTCATTTCTATACCTGTTTTGTTTTCACTATGCTTAACATCAAAAAACTAAGTGCAGTTGTCTTTGCTTTAAATAACATAGGAACATAAAGCTCAATTAAGTTGAAAATCCCAGCTGTAGCCGATCTTTAATCCCTGTGTGTTATTCGTCAGCGACGATTTAGTTAGCAATCGGCTTCATAGGAATCAGAGCAAACAGACAAGGATTTATTTACCTAGGATAGTGTAATTTTGTTGCAAgtgatgattttgaaataaatttaaagcaatatcagaTGAAAgtgaatttatatatttaaaaaaaccccaacatattttattaaatagcTTAGTGTATGAAAATGTTGTGATGGAAAATAGTAGATTAACATCCTGTCAGCCAGACAGGCAACAACAATGTTAGATTATCAATATTCAGTAAAGTTGGAAATTGTTTGTAAATGCTTATTGATAATCCTTCAGAtcaaaaacattgatattaatctaaatattttttcattaaaaaatttaactttgattttgattatataaattattcttttattatattttattatataaatcatttttgtgTACTATTTGTAAAAATTCAGTCATTGCCCATCTGATTCTAATGTCAGTTTATAAGAAGTCATTAGTTTGCATAACAGTTcgtttttggattttttaaagatttgatcaaccgagaataaaaaattatacacgACTCAGAAGTACTAATAAAACAAAGATGATCTTCATAAACGATGAAAAGAAAGATCAAATTCCATTTGGATAAATTTCAAGGAGTCTGagatcaatatattttaaaacctgAATACTATGTTCAAAACCATTGTTATTCTTaactgattatgaaaattggtagttttttttaatcaaatttcagTCACAAATTATAATCCATATCcggtatataaattaaaatggcGTGGTATTCTACCCAGACAGATGATGAATGCAAAGAATGTTTCACATCAACTAATATTGTtgcataaattaaataaaaaactaaCCTAACCAAATATCAAGctcaaaaatgaaattaaaaaaagtttgagaTATTAGTATTAAGAAATGGTAGACCCTTGATTTTGTGGACCTCAAGAAATTTACAAACATATTTGCTCACATGTACCggaatatatagatttttaaacttcatttgcatgaaaattaataagaaatttaccatttatttggaattaactaaaaaaattcatttcacaAAACTGCATCGATTTACGTACACATTTATATCCTACAAGTTAagaaatatcaactgataaattacaaaaacgtgtacgtgtacatgtagctttaaCACACGCACgcgtacccgtacacgttttAAATCTCAATCTCTCTAATGATTCCATATTTCTGATGACTTTTATCTTTTGGAAATCCAATATCTGACATTTTTTTCCAGCATGAAGCACATAGGTcaattaaaagttaatttaacaGCTCACAATTCTTACTCCTTATCTAAATTGCTTAGGACACAGGAATGGGGTATCTAAgcttataattatacatgttttaGTACAGGGTTCTCAAACTTTGAAAAACAATTAGCAAAATTTATTTACTTCAGATTTTAGGTAAGAGCAAGTTAAAAATCCCTATGGTTGAAAGATACAGTGAATGGTAGAGTACTCGGTTATTCGTTGCACAGAAGGTTTTAGATCTCAGATTATTCAGATACGCATATTGAGGTCATGCGTCTTATCAGCTCGATCTCCAATTCAGCAATAGCTGTGAAAAAGGGAGTCAATTTGTGTCTTCATATTAAGTCtttataatatgtaaaaatctgaaatattttaatattgaaagaaaaaaataataatcgaaacatcttcaaaatttaagaaaattagaggacaTGCGGGATAGGCAATATcaatttaagtttaaatatttattccaaattagtagtataagctgacaTACATTCTATTTTTATCGTTTCATTGAATAATAGAAACGTCATATCTCAAACAGGTGTCTACATAACTGGAGAcaagtacatatatttttatttattttttttatttgaggaAGTGGTAGTGACTTTGATCTGACCTTTATGCAAAAACAAGATATTCAAATTTGATGAAACTGAAAGAATCGGTTattacatttcatttatttcatgtaTAAGTCATGgttagtttaaattttttcacattattttttgtaaagagACCGCTATGtgaaaatcatttataattattcgtatgaaataaatacttttgaatattttgtttgtttgtttgagtTAATGTATTTGATCCATATTAGGACCTAATTTTCTAACCTTTAATCTATCATGTATTAAATACTCTGCTATTAATTCGAGGCATTTTAGAGTAGAGAAAGGATTTACCAAAAGAAATTTACTTAAGCAATAACTAATTACTAAAGATTGTACAGGTTTTCAGGACAAAAGGGTCAAGcaaatttctgaaaataaaaaaatagatacatgtagcatcaaaatgaataaattgtttGGTGGAAAAAGTGTATATCATAATTAGGAAGAGGaatttttctgaaatcaaattttatacccgatatcattttttagaatcgatttttattgattaaaacatCCAAAGTCAGTTAAAGTGccccaaaaattttcaaaaaacggCTCAGAACAGATATCGCAAGAAATGTATAAATTTGGATAGAGCAATATCTGAATGACCAGAAAACACATATATGAGCTCTGGAAAATCAGATATTGTAtttttcagacatatttaacaaatcaagtgtaattttagAAGTGAATTACGTAGCTTCATGGAATactatacaaaatgtaaaataaatttttattgtagCATTCAAAATTGTGTTTAAGTAATAATACTTGATGCAGATAGAGTAACTATCCAATTAAAAACCATAGTTCAATGGAAAATTGACTATCAATTCTAAAATAGTCCATTTACCACATAGTATCTGTAaggtaaaaagtaaaaaaatgttgtcttataagaaacttattttatttattcttttttaaaacttacataCTAAATTCAACAGAGAATTATGCATCTGCTTTCATTTGTATACCTTTTACGAAgagattttaaagtttttgttatgTTGAAACTCagaggaaatattttttttagacatttttttttttggtcttctTTGTAACGTAATTCACATTAATTCTTTAAAGTGCAAATCAATAcgtttttttatgattaaacagcagtatttttacaaatgaaactatgggaaataaaaaaaatatattgcaatacctatgcaaatgataaaatatatctccAAAGTGTTATGATTGTTTCAAATCAGATTATGGCACATTTCACATATCTTGTTAAATATCAGGGAAATTCAAAAGCTGCATGTTCTTAAAGAACATAATAACTACTTACTTACAGataataaagcaatattttcttGTGTCCATATAAATTTGATGGGAATGGGCAATgaattatgtttcaaaataagtctgtagaaTAAAACAAGCAACGTAACGTAATTCACAAACGAAGTTGTAAGAGTcaatatggaaataaaaataaaaagtaaataaagttaACTTATTGAAGGGATTTTAATAGTTAATCACACAAACTTTGAACTTTTCTtcatatatttcagaaaatttaaGCATATTTCTAGTCTCTTCCTGCTATACTGGGTCGTTCAAAGAGCAAAGAATATCACTATTTCTCTGTACTAGGAATCCAAgttttgtctgtctgttcgGGCATTTAAAGGACTTTTCCCCACCTATCATAACTGTGATATGATATCCCTGGTCTTATTCGATAATTATTTCAACATACAGTGTACTATAAACCATCGTACATGGTGGCAACATGCACGCATCTACTTGATACTTGCGTTCACCTAATCAccaacaatataattatatgttccAGTGCTTGCTTTCTGTAAAACTGTTGGTAGGGGTGTTACCCTCACTGCCTTGCCAAGGAACAGAGCTCATACAACAAGTTACCCACTCTTTGCAAGCCACATGGTACCAAATTGACGTTTTTGAAACTTGCGTCCCAGAAACATGATCTGCACGGCTATTACAActcacaacccccccccccccaccccgtgAAATAACAGCATAATAACCTCTTTTTTGCGATAGTTTTCTCTAACCTTTGGTCTTTTTTATGTTCCCAGGATTTCTTTTAAAGCTTTgcatatttcattctagtcattatattaaattaaaacagtagTTATGTTTGTTCGTGAATTACGTTACACTGTTGTAAATTACGTTACACTCTAATATAGACTTAAACCTCATTTAAACACCAAACGAATcaatgtttcatatttatgataTCAAAGTTTAACCTTTATTCTTCATTCTCAATATAAAATTCCAATAACATCGTTAAAAACCAAAAAGTTTTCTTCAGTCACAAATAAGCATAATCACACTTCTGACGATTGCGTACACAACTGTAGTAGTCAAAATGGTTACCGCATGTAAACTTTCTTTCTACAAGTGCGTGTATGTTAAGCGGTGTCAATGAATAAAGATTCATGGTGATTTTGCCCCCCTTTAggattattttacaatataaagtAAATCGGTCATAACGTAATTCACTGTAACGTAGTTCACAGTCTTGACTTTTAATCAGAATACGAAATAAAACTGTGGCAGTTAGAAGCATTGTGTATGTAGTAACAATGATAGGCATCGGTGTGTACATCAGTCTGGATAGTTGAAGTTTGTAGCATTCAGGAACTGTTTGCAAGATTGCGTAACGTAATTCACAATGTAATGTAAATATGGAAATTTTTCGAAAtttgttattcttttttcaaaaatggtatCTTTTGTTAGTgagtcataatttttttcatatctttgtAACTTTGTGATCAGTTTTATCCATTTAACCTCACGGTAAACGCCTATTACAATTTCATTATTGATGCAAGAAAATCGTAACGTAATTCACAGCATTAAATgggacactcaaattttggattgtatttttttcttcggcCAACAGGGAGAAATTTatagacaaaaaatgtaaagtcTATCCCCTGATCATTATAATATTCATCACTTTGCTTCCTATATTGGTgcttttagattatttttttgtacctAAATACGACCACTCTCGTTTGTGACATTTGGTTTTGATCAAATTTGGCttataaattctttattttagtACAGTAAATGGGATTAATACATCGTAATATCTTAATTCATAAGTCAGTCATACCTAGATATTAAATTTAATCCCCTTAACAATTAAAGATGgagaattttgttttcaaaaatcgcTTGTGACAACGAAAACTGTTTTTGGGGCACTTTAACTGACTTTAGATGAAAAACAGGAAAAGATCATTATTAAAACACATTCCGCTCTTACATAGTGATGCCGAACATGAAAGTCATGTCTAAGTATACTGCgtattaaacatatatattacaTTTCTGTTATGCTTCCAGATTAATTGAATCTGGGGCTATTGTGGATCGGACACCTCAGTTTGATTTGTTAAACATGATTCAATTTGGACATAGGAAAACATGAAGTGAAAATAGAGAATAGAAAGactaatatttcaaaatgaaggccttatttttttttatttggacgatatgaaaatgaccaaaaaatGTCAAAAGCTCTACTGTAGAggctttttattattatttttaaaaaaaaaattccggatTGTTGTTGCTGAAGCAATTGATGTACCTTTTGTGTTAGACAATTATCAATGTTTTGGACACACAAAATGATCTAATTTTCCCTACCTgtctttttaaaactatttcccTA is part of the Crassostrea angulata isolate pt1a10 chromosome 3, ASM2561291v2, whole genome shotgun sequence genome and encodes:
- the LOC128178891 gene encoding uncharacterized protein LOC128178891; protein product: MKIQIVFGALMCVIACLGQESVPEEIMEDERLFDERSKNSAVDKVKPNILPFYKRSCCPRRNGMSINLATGTFSGSVEGVSSPTFQDQTSTKAKCRYMATLRANFQNLTRCLYDWHQDGCVSFPMCKRRMLRIDMFLGEDRKGYMFNVGDSQSNNGWGGDSGHTKHDAEIFGYYPTIRGYKSDFCKSEKSTWANTLLKPGVRRVTIFAANNYARITNDNGFEVKGCHKCAFALNGQDPDDRANTLYMAFNRVIAASNRRGVGVCTVRIRWECPDCERSIFPFPLGDKAADVE